From the Ensifer adhaerens genome, the window CCGGCCCGTGATCGTCTTCGACGTGCTGTTCAGGCTTTTGCGCCATGTCTATGGCGCGCAACGCGTCACCTATGCCCGCAACATCACCGACGTCGACGACAAGATCAACGCGCGGGCGCTGCGCGATTATCCGACCCTGCCGCTCAACGACGCGATCCGGCGGGTAACGGAGAAGACCGAAACGCAGTTTCTCGACGATGCCAAGGCGCTCGGCTGCCTCGACCCCGATGTCCAGCCGCGTGCGACCGAGAACATCGCCGAGATGATCGAGATCATCGAAAAACTGCTCGCCAAGGGGCACGCCTATCAGGCGAGCGGAGAGGTGTTGTTCGACACCAAGTCGATGGCCGACTACGGTCAGCTTTCGAAGCGCAACCTCGATGAACAGCAGGCCGGTGCACGTGTCGCCGTGGAAGTGCACAAGAAGAACCCCGGCGACTTCGTGCTGTGGAAGCTTTCGGCCGACAACGAGCCGGGCTGGGATAGCCCGTGGGGCAGGGGCCGTCCGGGCTGGCATATCGAGTGCTCGGCCATGAGCAGCCGTTATCTCGGCGAGGTCTTCGACATTCACGGCGGCGGGCTCGATCTCATCTTCCCGCACCATGAGAACGAGATCGCCCAGTCGCGCTGCGCCCACGGCACGCAGGTGATGGCGAATGTCTGGATGCACAACGGCTTCCTGCAGGTCGAAGGCCGCAAGATGTCGAAGTCGGAAGGCAACTTCGTCACCATTTACGAATTGCTGCACACCGAGAAGTTCGCCGGCCGCCAGTGGCCGGGCGATGTGTTGAGGCTCGCCATGTTGATGACGCATTATCGCGAGCCGATCGATTTCTCGGTCAAGCGGCTGGAGGAAGCGGAACACCTGCTTTCCAAGTGGCCGGTACCGGGCGACGCGAAGGGTGAGGCCGATCCGACCGTGGTTGCCGCGCTTGCGGACGATCTCAACACCGTCGCGGCCATTCAGGCCCTCCATGCTCTGGCCCAGAAGGCGGCAGCCGATCCGAAGTTGCTCGGCACTTTCGCCGCCAGCGCTGCCCTGATCGGCGTGGTGCCCGAGGCTGTCGAACTCGACGAAGCCGTGGTGCACGACATCGACAGCCGCGTCCGTGCCCGCCTGGAACTGCTGAAGGCGAAAAACTTCGCCGAGGCCGACAAGATCCGCGACGATCTTCTCGCCCAGGGCGTCCAGCTCAAGGACGGCAAGGACCCGGAAACCGGCGAACGTGTGACGACCTGGGACATCAAACGGTGATCGCGAGCCCGGCGGCGCGTTTTGTCCGATCCCTTTGATCGGGATCGGACGGAGCCATCCGGAGCAGCGGTAACGCGAAGCGCATGCATGAGAGAGGAGTTCGTGCGATGATCGACCATACGGGCATTCCGGTCGCGGATTTCGACCGGGCACGGTCGTTCTACGACCGGGCCTTCGCTCCGCTCGGCGCCTCGCTGCTGATGATGGTGCCGGTGGAACATACCGGCGGCGTCAAGGTCGGTGGATATGGTCGCGAACGACCGGTCTTCTGGTTGCACGAGGTGTCGGCAACAGGCCCCGGTCGGCACTACGCGTTTTCGGCGCGCAGCCGTGCCGAGGTCGACGCCTTCTATGAAGCGGCGATGGCCGCCGGCGGGCGCGACAATGGCAAGCCGGGATTGAGGCCGCACTACCACCCCGACTATTACGGGGCCTTCGTGATCGATCCCGACGGCAACAACATCGAAGCCGTCTGCCACGCGCCCGGCTAAGGAGGAGTTGCGATGAGTCTCGACAACAGGCCCTACTATGCCGGCGGCTGCCAGTGCGGCGCGGTCCGTTTCCGCGTCGAAGGCAAGCTCGGTGATGCATCCGTCTGTCATTGCCGCATGTGCCAGAAGGCGAGCGGCAATTTCTATATGCCCTTGGTTTCGGTTCGCGGCGCGCATGTGACATGGACCCGCGGGGAGCCCAAGCGCTTCCAGTCGTCAAACGTTGCGCGCCGCGGCTTCTGCGCCGATTGTGGCACGCCGCTGACCTATGAGGCACCGGACGGCATGGCGCTGGCGATCGCTGCCTTCGACGAACCGCAAGGCATCGTGCCGACCATCCAATGGGGCGTCGAGGGCAAGCTGCCCTATGTCGATCACGTCGCCGATCTGCCTGGCGTTCATACGCTGGAAGATCCGGACGCGATTGAGTTCCTGACCAATCTCGTTTCCTACCAGCATCCCGACCACGACACCGAAACCTGGCCCCCGGAGGAAAGACGATGAGCAAAAATGTTCGAACAGGCGGATGCCAGTGCGGGGCGGTCCGTTTCCGCATCCGGGGGCAGCTCGGCCGCCCGTCGATCTGCCACTGCCGCATGTGCCAGAAGCAATTCGGCTCGTTCTTCTCCGCGCTGGTGACGGCGCCGAAGGACGGGGTCGAATGGGTGCGGGACGAACCGAGCTATTTCCAGTCCTCGGTCAACATCGACCGCGGCTTCTGCCCGAAATGCGGCACGCCGATGACCTATCGGCACCCGGGCGGCCTCGAGATCGCCATCGGCACCTTTGACGATCGCACCGATCTCGCGCCGAAGATCCAGGTCAACTACGCCGCGCGTCTGCCCTGGGTCGACACGATCTTCGAGCAGCCGGTGCTGGAGGATCCGGATTTCTACGCGCGGCAGGAGAGCATCATCTCCTTCCAGCATCCGGATCATGAAACCGAGCAATGGCATCCTTCGGGAGCATTCCGGTGACCATCGCCCGCATCTATACCGGTGGATGCCAGTGTGGTGCCGTCCGCTATCGTGCCGAGGGTACGCTTGCGGATCCACATATCTGTCATTGCCGGATGTGCCAGAAGGCGGCCGGAAACTACTTCATGCCGCTGGCGAACGTCGCGCGTGACAGTTTCGACATTACCCGCGGCCAGCCGTCGTGGTTCCGCTCGTCGCATCTGGTCCGCCGCGGCTTCTGCAGCCACTGCGGCACACCGCTCTTTTACGACATGCCGGATGCGGGTTTCATCAACATCACGCTCGGCTCGCTCGACGACCCGGATGATGTCTTGCCGGTCTACCAGGCCGGCGTCGAGTCCCGCGTCATCTGGTTCTCGCGGCTTGCCGGGCTGCCGGAAAAAGAGACGGATGATGGTAGCGAGGTGTCCGCCACCCGCCACCTGATCATACTTGAAACAAACCGCCAGCACCCGGACTACGACACCGTGCATTGGCCGCTGACGAAAGACTGAAAATGATGACTGTACTGCGTACGCTCTATCCGGAGATCGAACCCTATGCATCGGGCCACCTCGATGTCGGCGACGGCCACGTGATCTATTGGGAAAAGGTCGGCACGCCAGGCGCCAAGCCAGCCGTTTTCCTGCATGGCGGACCGGGTGGCACGATTTCCGCCAATCATCGCCGCCTGTTCGATCCGGCGCTCTATGACGTGACGCTCTTCGACCAGCGCGGATGCGGCAAGTCGACACCGCATGCAAAGATCGAAGCCAACACGACATGGCATCTCGTCGCCGATATCGAGCGGCTCCGTGAGCAGGCTGGAGTCGACAAGTGGCTGGTCTTCGGCGGCTCCTGGGGATCGACGCTGGCGCTTGCCTATGCTGAGAAACACCCGAGCCGGGTTTCGGAGCTCGTGCTGCGCGGCATCTACACGCTGACGAAGGCCGAGCTCGATTGGTACTATCAGTTCGGCGTCTCGGAAATGTTCCCGGACAAGTGGGAGCGGTTCATCGCGCCCATTCCGGAAGAAGAACGGCACGAGATGATGCACGCCTATCACCGCCGCCTGATGAGCGACGACAAGGCGACGCGCCTTGCCGCCGCGAAGGCCTGGAGCATATGGGAAGGCGAGACGATCACGCTGCTGCCGGAACTTGCGACGAGCG encodes:
- the pip gene encoding prolyl aminopeptidase; translation: MMTVLRTLYPEIEPYASGHLDVGDGHVIYWEKVGTPGAKPAVFLHGGPGGTISANHRRLFDPALYDVTLFDQRGCGKSTPHAKIEANTTWHLVADIERLREQAGVDKWLVFGGSWGSTLALAYAEKHPSRVSELVLRGIYTLTKAELDWYYQFGVSEMFPDKWERFIAPIPEEERHEMMHAYHRRLMSDDKATRLAAAKAWSIWEGETITLLPELATSAPFADDEYADAFARIENHFFVNAGWMDDGQLLRDAHRLHGIPGVIIQGRYDMPCPAKYAWQLHKAWPGSDLHLVEGAGHAYSEPGILDRLIRATDQFAGKTE
- a CDS encoding VOC family protein, giving the protein MIDHTGIPVADFDRARSFYDRAFAPLGASLLMMVPVEHTGGVKVGGYGRERPVFWLHEVSATGPGRHYAFSARSRAEVDAFYEAAMAAGGRDNGKPGLRPHYHPDYYGAFVIDPDGNNIEAVCHAPG
- the cysS gene encoding cysteine--tRNA ligase; its protein translation is MGGAPTLKLYNTLTREKVEFRPIDPDNVRMYVCGPTVYDYAHIGNARPVIVFDVLFRLLRHVYGAQRVTYARNITDVDDKINARALRDYPTLPLNDAIRRVTEKTETQFLDDAKALGCLDPDVQPRATENIAEMIEIIEKLLAKGHAYQASGEVLFDTKSMADYGQLSKRNLDEQQAGARVAVEVHKKNPGDFVLWKLSADNEPGWDSPWGRGRPGWHIECSAMSSRYLGEVFDIHGGGLDLIFPHHENEIAQSRCAHGTQVMANVWMHNGFLQVEGRKMSKSEGNFVTIYELLHTEKFAGRQWPGDVLRLAMLMTHYREPIDFSVKRLEEAEHLLSKWPVPGDAKGEADPTVVAALADDLNTVAAIQALHALAQKAAADPKLLGTFAASAALIGVVPEAVELDEAVVHDIDSRVRARLELLKAKNFAEADKIRDDLLAQGVQLKDGKDPETGERVTTWDIKR
- a CDS encoding GFA family protein, with amino-acid sequence MSKNVRTGGCQCGAVRFRIRGQLGRPSICHCRMCQKQFGSFFSALVTAPKDGVEWVRDEPSYFQSSVNIDRGFCPKCGTPMTYRHPGGLEIAIGTFDDRTDLAPKIQVNYAARLPWVDTIFEQPVLEDPDFYARQESIISFQHPDHETEQWHPSGAFR
- a CDS encoding GFA family protein, which encodes MASFGSIPVTIARIYTGGCQCGAVRYRAEGTLADPHICHCRMCQKAAGNYFMPLANVARDSFDITRGQPSWFRSSHLVRRGFCSHCGTPLFYDMPDAGFINITLGSLDDPDDVLPVYQAGVESRVIWFSRLAGLPEKETDDGSEVSATRHLIILETNRQHPDYDTVHWPLTKD
- a CDS encoding GFA family protein codes for the protein MSLDNRPYYAGGCQCGAVRFRVEGKLGDASVCHCRMCQKASGNFYMPLVSVRGAHVTWTRGEPKRFQSSNVARRGFCADCGTPLTYEAPDGMALAIAAFDEPQGIVPTIQWGVEGKLPYVDHVADLPGVHTLEDPDAIEFLTNLVSYQHPDHDTETWPPEERR